A genomic window from Streptomyces sp. NBC_01429 includes:
- a CDS encoding helix-turn-helix transcriptional regulator, whose product MTDTPARLLSLLSLLQTPREWPGSELAERLGVSPRTIRRDIDRLRALGYPVEATMGAVGGYRLVAGTAMPPLLLDDEEAVAIAVGLRAGAGHAIEGVDEASVRALAKLEQVLPSRLRHRVSTLQAATVPLTRGDGATVDPRTLTVMAAAVTGLERLRFGYRSGDGTETKRQVEPYRLVSTGRRWYLVAYDLGRADWRTFRVDRVSDPFATGARFTPRELPSGGDEAEYLSRSIARMKPTPERELTLDVTFLAPVEFVVARLPGHLGAPEATGPDACRLRGTVTDSLEWLALRLALVDCAFTVHAPEPLTDHLRELGARLTRAAGTATGPSGSPGSPGSPGSPG is encoded by the coding sequence ATGACCGACACCCCGGCCCGGCTGCTCAGCCTGCTCTCCCTCCTCCAGACCCCGCGCGAGTGGCCCGGCAGTGAGCTGGCCGAGCGCCTCGGTGTCAGCCCGCGCACCATCCGCCGCGACATCGACCGGCTGCGCGCCCTCGGCTACCCCGTCGAGGCCACGATGGGCGCGGTCGGCGGCTACCGGCTGGTCGCGGGCACGGCGATGCCTCCGCTGCTCCTGGACGACGAGGAGGCCGTGGCCATCGCCGTCGGGCTGCGGGCCGGTGCGGGCCACGCCATCGAGGGTGTGGACGAGGCTTCCGTACGGGCCCTCGCCAAGCTGGAGCAAGTGCTGCCGTCCCGCCTGCGGCACCGCGTTTCGACGCTCCAGGCCGCGACCGTCCCGCTCACGCGCGGCGACGGCGCGACCGTCGATCCACGCACCCTGACGGTGATGGCCGCCGCCGTCACGGGCCTGGAGCGGCTGCGCTTCGGCTACCGCTCCGGGGACGGTACGGAGACGAAGCGGCAGGTCGAGCCGTACCGCCTCGTCTCCACCGGCCGGCGCTGGTACCTGGTCGCCTACGACCTCGGGCGGGCCGACTGGCGTACGTTCCGGGTCGACCGGGTCAGCGATCCGTTCGCCACCGGTGCCCGGTTCACCCCGCGGGAGCTGCCGAGCGGCGGGGACGAGGCGGAGTATCTGAGCCGGTCCATAGCGAGGATGAAGCCGACGCCGGAGCGGGAGCTGACGCTGGACGTGACCTTCCTGGCGCCGGTGGAGTTCGTGGTAGCCCGGCTGCCTGGCCATCTCGGCGCACCCGAGGCGACCGGCCCGGACGCGTGCCGGCTGCGCGGCACGGTGACGGACTCGCTGGAGTGGCTGGCGCTGCGGCTGGCGCTGGTGGACTGCGCGTTCACCGTCCACGCGCCGGAGCCGCTGACCGACCATCTGCGCGAGCTGGGGGCGCGGCTGACGCGGGCGGCGGGCACCGCCACCGGTCCCAGCGGCTCACCCGGCTCACCCGGCTCACCCGGCTCACCCGGCTGA